Genomic window (Bosea vaviloviae):
GTTTTCGGCGCCAGCGTCGCGACCATCGCGCTCGTGCTGTTCCAGCGGAGCCTGCGTCCCGGGCTGAAGGCGGCGCGGCTTCTGCCGATGGTCGCGCTTCCGCTGCTGCTGGTGGCTGCCTGGGCCCTGCTGACCCTGACCCAGGCGCCGGTCGAGCACTGGAGCGCGCTGGTCTTCGGCCGTTATTGGCGCGCTTGCCTCATCGCCGTGCCGCTCTATGCGCTGTGTCCTCTTATCGTCCTGCTGCTGCTGGCGCGCCGGGGCGCCCCGACGGACGGGCGTCTCACCGGCGCCTGCGCCGGCCTTGCCTCGGCCGGCCTCGCAGCGGTGGCGTACAGCCTGCATTGCCCCGACGACACGGCGCCATTCCTGGCGACCTGGTACACGCTCGCCATCGTGATCGTGACCTGCCTGGGCGCATTCACCTTCCCGCGCTTGATAC
Coding sequences:
- a CDS encoding NrsF family protein — protein: MQTNDLISLMTASHQPVNTGWLRRATGIAALAALAVTVGLVLITLGTRPDLARAWMTLPVIAKAVFGASVATIALVLFQRSLRPGLKAARLLPMVALPLLLVAAWALLTLTQAPVEHWSALVFGRYWRACLIAVPLYALCPLIVLLLLARRGAPTDGRLTGACAGLASAGLAAVAYSLHCPDDTAPFLATWYTLAIVIVTCLGAFTFPRLIRW